AATCTTAGCGGTCTTGGGATAGCCCTTAGTACCACCAATACCGCCAGGAGCAATATACTCCCCTCCCGTAATCGTTGGATCTGTTGCAGCGTACAAGGTAGGTAATGCCCCCATGTGTGCAGGTTGACTAATGATTTTCAGAAGACTCCGCATAAATATATTCGCCTGTTTCCCCGAACCGAAGGAGAACAGATTGGTATTCGAAATTCCTGGATGAGCGGCGATACTCATAGAATCCATATGGGCGGAATTAAACTTATTCTGCAATTCTCTTGCAAACATCAGATTGGCCAGCTTGCTTTGACTGTAGAACTTCATGGGAGCATATCCTTTGGAGCCATCCAAATTATTAAAATCAATTGCACCATTACCAGCTGCCAAACTGCTTAGAGTAACCACTCTCGATTCCGGAGTAGAAATCAATCGAGGCAATAGCAGGCCCGTAAGCGCAAAATGGCCTAGATGATTACTACCAAATTGCAACTCAAAGCCATCCTTCGTCAACTGGAATGGAGGATTCATAATGCCTGCATTATTAACGAGAATGGACAAGGAATCGTATTGCTCAAGAAAAGCGGCTGCGAACTTACGGATACTGGCTAAATCACTAAGGTCAAGGTGCATAACGACGACCTCTCCCGCTACATGTACAGACGACTTTATTTGATTAGCTGCCTTTTCACCTTTTTCCACATTACGAACGGCAAGGATAACTTTCGCGCCTTTTTCAGCTAACGCTAATGCTGTTTCATACCCTAACCCACCGTTCGAACCTGTCACAATCACTACTTTATTGGATACAGTCGGGATGGTATCTTTAGTCCAAACTTTGCTCATTTCTCTACACACCTCTCTTATCTTTTCCTTGATACCCAAATATCCAGCGTTTATAGCTTTTATTCCCTACCATACTGGCTGACACTCCGTTCCAGTAACTCTTTTACCTGCTGCTTGAACTCAGGTGGCGAGATCACCTTCACTTCTGGACCATAGGAGAGTAATTTTCGCGCTGTAAAAGAGAACTCCTCAGGCGGAACAGGTCCCCGCCATTCGTTGCCTTGAACCGACTTGAACAACACATCTGACGCGGCCATCCTTGCTCCAAATTCCGTGAAATGCAGTACCACCTCTACACTTGCTCTGTCTTCTTTGTTATCTAGCCATGCCTTCAGACTCGGAACAGATTCATCCACCATTTCCATAACAGCCAACTGCTGCATGCGATCCACCCGATACAACAGAACACGATCCTTATTCCGGGCTGGCATGTACCAATGTCCCTGCTCATAGTAGATACCATAGGGGAAGACCTGGACTTTTTTATGACCACTACGGGCATAATACATAAACTCAATTGCTCTCTTTTCTACCGCTGCACGCAATATTTCGGTTGTTAAAGGCTCTGCATGCTCACCGGGATGCTGAACAAAGGTGATATGCTCTCTCATCCGCATAATGAGATCCTGTACATCCTCAGGCAAAGTAGAAAAATACTGTTCAGCCAGATGTTTACGCATCGATCCATACGGAAAATCCGGGACTTGCTGGAGATATTCCAGCATCATAAATAGTCCTAATGCCTCCTGTTGTGTCAGTTGAAGAGGTGGCAAAATCCGATTGGGCAGCACCCGATATCCCCCGTTCACGCCAACTTCGGTGTACAAAGGAAAACCCAGTGCCTGCAATGCATCCAGATCTCGCTGAATTGTACGTACCGATACGTCAAATCGTTCTGCCAGTTCCCGGGCTGTAAACTTCTGTCTGGAATCCATCAGGCGCATGATAGCCAGTTTTCGATGATTCATATATTCAACATCCTAACTACGTCAACTTTTGTCATAGTTTAAGTGTATCATACATTTTAGAAGGGAGCGATGAACATGTCTAATAACAAAACAATTTTGTACATTGCTATGAGTTTGGATGGATATATTGCAAGACTGGACGGTTCGGTAGATTGGTTATTTGATGTGGAGGGTGACGGAGGAGATAACGGGTATGCCGCCTTCTATCAGACGATCGGTAGCCTTGTTATGGGACGTCATACGTATGAAGAGGTGCTCACACTGTCTGAAGAATTCCCCTATGCGGATCGGCCAACATATGTGCTTTCTCGATCGGAACAGCCACCCGCTCCGCATGTACAGTTTACAACCGAGACGGTAGATACGCTCATTCCCCGGTTAAAGCAGGATTCTGATGGAGATGTGTGGATTGTGGGTGGCGGAATACTGGTTCAAGCTGTGTTAGCAAAAAAATTGCTGGATGAGATTGAGGTTGCCATCATTCCCAAAATCCTTGGTGAAGGCATCCCTTTATTCCCGGCAGGCACAGTGCCAAGTCAATTCAAGATGGTCCGAACTCAGAGACTCGGACAGATCATCTCGATTCGTTATGAGGTACAGAACAGCGATGCAGCGGACACACCCTCAATTGTCTAGATAAGAAGAAAAGAAAAAGACCATTCTTATGATGAAGGAACCCCATTAAGCGAGAC
The window above is part of the Paenibacillus sp. 1781tsa1 genome. Proteins encoded here:
- a CDS encoding YafY family protein is translated as MNHRKLAIMRLMDSRQKFTARELAERFDVSVRTIQRDLDALQALGFPLYTEVGVNGGYRVLPNRILPPLQLTQQEALGLFMMLEYLQQVPDFPYGSMRKHLAEQYFSTLPEDVQDLIMRMREHITFVQHPGEHAEPLTTEILRAAVEKRAIEFMYYARSGHKKVQVFPYGIYYEQGHWYMPARNKDRVLLYRVDRMQQLAVMEMVDESVPSLKAWLDNKEDRASVEVVLHFTEFGARMAASDVLFKSVQGNEWRGPVPPEEFSFTARKLLSYGPEVKVISPPEFKQQVKELLERSVSQYGRE
- a CDS encoding dihydrofolate reductase family protein, which codes for MNMSNNKTILYIAMSLDGYIARLDGSVDWLFDVEGDGGDNGYAAFYQTIGSLVMGRHTYEEVLTLSEEFPYADRPTYVLSRSEQPPAPHVQFTTETVDTLIPRLKQDSDGDVWIVGGGILVQAVLAKKLLDEIEVAIIPKILGEGIPLFPAGTVPSQFKMVRTQRLGQIISIRYEVQNSDAADTPSIV
- a CDS encoding oxidoreductase, giving the protein MSKVWTKDTIPTVSNKVVIVTGSNGGLGYETALALAEKGAKVILAVRNVEKGEKAANQIKSSVHVAGEVVVMHLDLSDLASIRKFAAAFLEQYDSLSILVNNAGIMNPPFQLTKDGFELQFGSNHLGHFALTGLLLPRLISTPESRVVTLSSLAAGNGAIDFNNLDGSKGYAPMKFYSQSKLANLMFARELQNKFNSAHMDSMSIAAHPGISNTNLFSFGSGKQANIFMRSLLKIISQPAHMGALPTLYAATDPTITGGEYIAPGGIGGTKGYPKTAKIIEKLYNADISNKLWSVSEELTGVYYQFDV